From a region of the Candida albicans SC5314 chromosome 1, complete sequence genome:
- the HHF1 gene encoding histone (Putative histone H4; repressed in fkh2 mutant; regulated by Efg1; fluconazole induced; amphotericin B repressed; farnesol regulated; colony morphology-related gene regulation by Ssn6; Hap43-induced; rat catheter and Spider biofilm repressed): protein MSGTGRGKGGKGLGKGGAKRHRKILRDNIQGITKPAIRRLARRGGVKRISALIYEEVRVVLKQFLENVIRDAVTYTEHAKRKTVTSLDVVYALKRQGRTLYGFGG from the coding sequence atgTCTGGTACCGGTAGAGGAAAAGGTGGTAAAGGTTTAGGAAAAGGTGGTGCTAAACGTCACAGAAAGATTTTAAGAGATAACATTCAAGGTATTACAAAACCAGCTATCAGAAGATTGGCTAGAAGAGGTGGTGTTAAACGTATTTCTGCTTTGATCTATGAAGAAGTCAGAGTTGTcttgaaacaatttttggaaaatgTTATCAGAGATGCTGTTACTTACACTGAACACgctaaaagaaaaaccgTCACTTCATTGGATGTTGTTTACGCTTTGAAGAGACAAGGTAGAACCTTGTATGGTTTCGGTGGTTAA
- a CDS encoding uncharacterized protein (Ortholog of C. dubliniensis CD36 : Cd36_04020, C. parapsilosis CDC317 : CPAR2_107000, Candida tenuis NRRL Y-1498 : CANTEDRAFT_113990 and Pichia stipitis Pignal : PICST_32780): protein MNVTIEESGILRSLGVNNLILLSIPIAAILVYLSYLQKPKPKVNSNKNTNTNTNTSKDYKIADRPLGYWKPDYSFKTPTPPPFPNWDFEKTRPIPYRAFRHKYNVTMGIRSMNWDSWIELDNEWKFYHDLKLKRLQEKESELSGMSDLAQDASWELLQELCQYLPARYPTMFKFENGIMNIIPTGEKYDLKDKSNLNPIVTAAKLVQDDLAIMIEKEDGSYYLESGCICLAGFWRLKDKFGMKLDDIHKSGDVPQYDKQLKSGMNKFFRRLTVNSPVVRNNYFIQTDNNLDWSVSIGSENEEKIGWYTADESDDVNKLYFRSERQSLRRLPISGAIVFTIRTYFLPVTQLCEEPYIPRRLLNGIQSWSEDVGEYKGFHIFKDALLPYLEKKALEQEANGLDPTKEPQVYPF, encoded by the coding sequence ATGAATGTTACTATTGAAGAATCCGGTATTCTTAGATCTTTAGGGGTCAATAATTTGATACTATtatcaattccaattgCTGCTATACTTGTATATCTCTCATATCTTCAAAAGCCAAAACCAAAGGTAAACtcaaacaaaaatacaaatacaaatacaaaCACATCTAAAGATTATAAAATAGCTGATAGACCATTAGGATATTGGAAACCTGATTATTCATTCAAGACACCTACTCCACCACCATTTCCTAATTgggattttgaaaaaactaGACCAATCCCATATCGTGCATTTAGACATAAATACAATGTTACTATGGGGATAAGAAGTATGAATTGGGATTCATGGATTGAATTAGATAATGAATGGAAATTTTATcatgatttaaaattgaaacgattacaagaaaaagaatcagAACTTTCCGGGATGTCTGATTTGGCTCAAGATGCAAGTTGGGaattattacaagaatTATGTCAATATTTACCTGCTAGATATCCGACAAtgtttaaatttgaaaatggaaTCATGAACATTATACCTACTGGTGAGAAATACGATTTAAaagataaatcaaatttaaaccCCATTGTCACTGCTGCTAAATTAGTACAAGATGATCTTGCCATTATGATAGAAAAGGAAGATGGAAGTTATTATTTGGAATCTGGATGTATTTGTCTTGCTGGATTTTGGAGATTAAAAGATAAGTTTGGCATGAAATTAGATGATATTCATAAAAGTGGTGATGTGCCTCAATAtgataaacaattgaaatcaggtatgaataaatttttccGTAGATTAACGGTTAATTCCCCCGTGGTCCGtaataattatttcattcaaactgataataatttggaTTGGTCAGTTTCCATTGGTTcagaaaatgaagaaaaaatcgGTTGGTATACCGCTGATGAATCTGATGATgtcaataaattatattttagaAGTGAAAGACAAAGTTTAAGAAGATTACCTATTAGTGGAGCAATTGTTTTCACTATTAGAACTTATTTTCTTCCCGTTACACAATTATGTGAAGAACCTTATATCCCAAGAAGATTATTGAATGGTATCCAAAGTTGGAGTGAAGATGTTGGTGAATACAAGGGTTTCCATATTTTTAAAGATGCATTATTGCCTTATTTGGAGAAGAAAGCTTTGGAACAAGAAGCAAATGGATTGGATCCTACTAAGGAACCACAGGTATATCcattttaa
- the CDC3 gene encoding septin (Septin; essential for viability; functional homolog of S. cerevisiae Cdc3p; down-regulation associated with azole resistance; macrophage/pseudohyphal-repressed; virulence-group-correlated expression; gene has intron), with protein MAAVDHSTTGEIVPQNIKIIKKVLNGYVGFANLPKQWHRKSIRRGFSLNIMAIGESGLGKATLINTLFNRDIITSQHDSDEFDEGEEEDVSVKIKSTQAEIEEDGVKLKVSVITAPGFGESINNVEAWKPIVDEINSRFDSYLEAESRINRTAVVDNRVHAFLYFIEPTGHSLRALDIALMKQVHEKVNLIPVIAKSDTLTDEEILEFKHRILADISHQGIKIFKPTDFEYDEEESANTRSIIDSFPFAVVGSTNEVQTPDGRLVRGRKYPWGVIEVDNENHNDFVKLRQLLVRNFLEELKEHTANVLYENYRTEKLKRMGIEQDNTVFREFDPAAKQEEERALHEAKLAKMEAEMKSVFQQKVSEKEKKLQRSEADLFARHKEMKDKLTKQIKLLEEKKAQLEKQKLLPQDPPAQPAPQKSRKGFLR; from the exons ATGGCTGCAG TTGATCATTCTACCACAGGAGAAATTGTTCcacaaaatataaaaatcattaaaaaaGTGTTAAATGGTTATGTTGGGTTTGCCAATTTACCAAAACAATGGCATAGAAAATCTATTAGAAGAGGATTCAGTTTGAACATTATGGCCATTGGTGAAAGTGGATTGGGTAAAGCCACATTGATTAATACTTTGTTTAACCGTGATATTATAACCCTGCAACACGATTCCGATGAATTTGACGAaggtgaagaagaagatgttTCTGTCAAGATCAAATCAACTCAAGcagaaattgaagaagatggtGTCAAGTTGAAAGTAAGTGTTATTACTGCTCCTGGATTTGGtgaatcaatcaataatgtCGAGGCTTGGAAAccaattgttgatgaaatcaATAGTAGATTTGATTCTTATTTAGAAGCagaatcaagaattaaCAGAACTGCTGTTGTTGACAATAGAGTTCATgcttttctttatttcaTTGAACCAACTGGTCATTCATTGAGAGCTTTAGATATTGCATTGATGAAGCAAGTTCATGAAAAAGTCAATTTGATTCCAGTTATTGCTAAATCTGATACTTTgactgatgaagaaattttagAGTTCAAACACAGGATATTAGCTGATATTAGTCATCAAggaatcaaaatttttaaaccaactgattttgaatatgatgaagaagaatctGCTAACACTAGACTGATCATAGATAGTTTCCCATTTGCCGTTGTTGGTTCAACTAATGAAGTTCAAACTCCCGATGGTCGTTTAGTTAGAGGTAGAAAATATCCATGGGGGGTTATTGaagttgataatgaaaaccacaatgattttgttaaattaCGCCAATTGTTAGTTAGAAACTTTTTAGAGGAATTAAAAGAACATACTGCCAATGTTCTTTATGAAAATTATCGaactgaaaaattgaagagAATGGGTATTGAACAAGATAATACTGTTTTCAGAGAATTTGATCCTGCTGctaaacaagaagaagaaagagcTTTACATGAAGCTAAATTAGCCAAGATGGAAGCAGAAATGAAACTGGTTTTCCAACAAAAAGTGAgtgaaaaggaaaagaaattacaaAGATCTGAAGCTGATTTATTTGCCAGACAtaaagaaatgaaagataaattgactaaacaaatcaaattattagaagagaaaaaggctcaattagaaaaacaaaaattattaccaCAAGACCCACCAGCACAACCAGCTCCACAAAAGAGTCGTAAAGGATTTTTACGTTAG
- the HHT21 gene encoding Hht21p (Putative histone H3; amphotericin B repressed; regulated by Efg1, farnesol; Hap43-induced; rat catheter and Spider biofilm repressed) has protein sequence MARTKQTARKSTGGKAPRKQLASKAARKSAPSTGGVKKPHRYKPGTVALREIRRFQKSTELLIRKLPFQRLVREIAQDFKTDLRFQSSAIGALQEAVEAYLVGLFEDTNLCAIHAKRVTIQKKDMQLARRLRGERS, from the coding sequence ATGGCTAGAACTAAACAAACTGCTAGAAAATCCACCGGTGGTAAAGCCCCAAGAAAACAATTAGCTTCCAAAGCTGCCAGAAAATCTGCCCCATCTACTGGTGGTGTCAAGAAACCACACAGATATAAGCCAGGTACCGTTGCCTTGAGAGAAATTAgaagatttcaaaaatctACTGAATTATTGATCAGAAAATTACCATTCCAAAGATTAGTCAGAGAAATTGCTCAAGATTTCAAAACTGATTTGAGATTCCAATCTTCTGCTATTGGTGCTTTACAAGAAGCTGTTGAAGCTTACTTGGTTGGTTTATTCGAAGATACTAACTTGTGTGCTATCCATGCTAAGAGAGTTACCattcaaaagaaagataTGCAATTAGCTAGAAGATTGAGAGGTGAAAGATCTTAG
- a CDS encoding uncharacterized protein (Ortholog of C. dubliniensis CD36 : Cd36_03980, C. parapsilosis CDC317 : CPAR2_107050, Candida tenuis NRRL Y-1498 : CANTEDRAFT_113999 and Debaryomyces hansenii CBS767 : DEHA2D12518g), whose protein sequence is MAFPPEDIAQIVLEIATILRTRNQTLAVSEAACGGLISAYLVSVPGASDFYIGGKLLYSMKTRLKLSGWSENEINNYMGPSEQVALKLARTTKYELGSTFVLSETGFAGPSTALHLKKDEETKDNNNNESGVVDADGVGTVYIGLSGPNGDASTSYHTGKTDRNVNMSEFAKLGLQFLLEQLQQQQQQK, encoded by the coding sequence ATGGCATTCCCACCTGAAGATATAGCACAAATTGTATTAGAAATAGCCACAATATTACGAACGAGAAATCAGACATTGGCAGTTTCTGAAGCTGCTTGTGGTGGATTGATATCAGCATACTTAGTGTCAGTACCAGGGGCATCGGATTTTTATATTGGTggtaaattattatattcGATGAAAACAAGATTAAAACTTTCCGGATGGtctgaaaatgaaataaataattatatgGGTCCAAGTGAACAAGTAGCTTTGAAATTGGCTcgaacaacaaaatatgaATTGGGTTCAACATTTGTATTGTCAGAAACTGGATTTGCTGGTCCTTCAACAGCTTtgcatttgaaaaaagatgaagagacaaaagataataataataatgaatctGGTGTTGTTGATGCTGATGGTGTGGGGACAGTGTATATAGGATTATCGGGTCCCAATGGTGATGCTTCAACGAGTTATCATACTGGTAAAACTGATCGAAATGTAAATATGAGCGAATTTGCAAAATTAGGTTTACAATTCTTGCTAGAGCaattgcaacaacaacaacaacaaaaataa
- a CDS encoding proteasome regulatory particle lid subunit (Ortholog(s) have ubiquitin binding activity, role in ubiquitin-dependent protein catabolic process and proteasome regulatory particle, lid subcomplex, proteasome storage granule localization) codes for MASSKSLKFHAGKVQYDEETNRCTPLQHKGVISIKPSAEEPDFLDFTWTPKQDQTQATPGNIEKDEFLLIPGDVTIKHMKSCNTGRVFALTFLSSGAKYLYWLQDVGDIDQLDKLTEKDQKIIQDIVDLITINEEEEVEQQEENKEIKKEEEPIKAQEPKFKLPIGSISSVLDIDSIDSHLDKLSLEQLKEMYGDYLPPSIASNPTKSQIMEVVRSGFFQQCEQKLSESLRGNSGAGYLMSQSLKYDYKGEGVESFFNGVRELGKKEQNDKDEDMKD; via the exons ATGGCATCATCTAAATCTTTAAAATTCCACGCTGGTAAAGTACAATACGACGAAGAAACTAACCGTTGTACCCCTTTACAACATAAGGGAGTTATATCAATAAAACCAAGTGCTGAAGAACCCGACTTTTTAGATTTCACATGGACACCAAAACAAGATCAAACTCAAGCTACACCTGGTAATATAGAGAAAgatgaatttttattaatacCTGGAGATGTCACTATTAAACATATGAAATCATGTAATACTGGAAGAGTGTTTGCTTTGACATTTTTAAGTTCCGGTgctaaatatttatattggTTACAAGATGTTGGAGATATAGATCAATTGGATAAATTGACTGAAAAGgatcaaaaaataattcaagacattgttgatttaataacCATTAatgaagaggaagaagttgaacaacaagaagaaaacaaggaaatcaaaaaagaagaggaaCCAATAAAGGC TCAAGAAcctaaattcaaattgcCTATTGGAAGTATTTCTTCTGTTTTAGATATTGATTCTATTGATTCTCatcttgataaattgtCATTGGAACAATTAAAGGAAATGTATGGTGATTATCTTCCTCCATCAATTGCTTCAAACCCTACAAAAAGTCAAATTATGGAAGTGGTACGTAGTGGGTTTTTCCAACAGTGTGAACAAAAACTCAGTGAGCTGTTACGAGGCAACTCAGGAGCAGGGTATTTGATGTCACAAAGTTTGAAATACGATTATAAAGGAGAAGGTGTTGAAAGCTTTTTCAATGGTGTTAGAGAATTAGGTAAAAAGGAACAAAACGACAAAGATGAAGACATGAAAGATTGA